The Tenrec ecaudatus isolate mTenEca1 chromosome 9, mTenEca1.hap1, whole genome shotgun sequence genome window below encodes:
- the LOC142456588 gene encoding large ribosomal subunit protein eL43-like, which produces MAKRTKMVGIVGKYGTRYGASLRKMVKKIEISQHAKYACSFCGKTKMKRRAVGIWHCGSCMKTVAGGAWTYNTTSAVTVKFASRRLKKLKDQ; this is translated from the coding sequence ATGGCCAAACGCACCAAGATGGTCGGGATTGTGGGCAAATATGGGACCCGTTACGGCGCCTCCCTcaggaaaatggtgaagaaaattgaaattagCCAACATGCCAAGTACGCTTGCTCCTTCTGTGGCAAAACCAAGATGAAGAGACGCGCCGTGGGCATCTGGCACTGCGGTTCCTGCATGAAGACAGTCGCCGGTGGGGCCTGGACCTACAATACCACCTCTGCTGTCACAGTAAAGTTTGCCagcagaagactgaagaaattgaAAGACCAGTAG
- the LOC142456587 gene encoding large ribosomal subunit protein eL29-like — MAKSKNHTTHNQSQKWHRNGIKKPRLQRYESLKGVDPKFLRNMRLAKKHNKKGLKKMQANNAKAAAARAEAIKDLVKPTEVKAKIPMGVNRKLSRLAYIAHPKLGKRARARIAKGLRLCRPKAKAQSKADAPAKATTPAKAPKGAPAPAQAPKGPQAPTK, encoded by the coding sequence ATGGCCAAATCCAAGAACCACACCACGCACAACCAATCCCAGAAATGGCACAGAAACGGCATCAAAAAACCCCGGTTACAACGATACGAATCTCTTAAGGGGGTGGACCCCAAGTTCCTGAGGAACATGCGCCTCGCCAAGAAGCACAacaagaagggcctgaagaaaatgcaggccaacaacgccaaggctgcggctgctcgcgctgaggccatcaaggatcttgtgaagcccacagaggtcaagGCCAAGATCCCAATGGGCGTCAACCGTAAGCTCAGCCGACTGGCCTACATTGCCCACCCCAAGCTTGGCAAGCGGGCTCGGGCACGTATTGCCAAGGGTCTGAGGCTCTGCCGGCCCAAGGCCAAGGCACAAAGCAAGGCTGATGCTCCAGCCAAGGCCACGACCCCAGCAAAAGCTCCCAAAGGCGCCCCTGCCCCAGCACAAGCTCCCAAAGGCCCCCAGGCTCCCACAAAGTAG